The Solanum lycopersicum chromosome 2, SLM_r2.1 DNA window CAAACGTGAGATGCACGTTCTGAGAACtagttattaatatatgaaGTCTTAttgatcaaaaagaaaaaactcacAAAATACGCTGACACATACTTTCTATTTTAATAAGCTTTgcatagataaaaatatttgtaggATTTTTGTGTTACTACTATTAGTCCATTACTATGACCTATTGTGAAAAGTGAAAACATGATTTTTACAAAAGAATctcttaataaaatttattgattattatttatttttaggtggggaaaagaaatagtttaataaatattttttaagaattcgTGATTTTTAATTGTTTCGAAAGTTAAAACCTTATAGTCAGCTTAGATCTCATATAACTCTACCACTATTgcaatatttttcatatctaaaatATGCGAGATATGTTGTTTTCTAtgaatttctttaattttttttaattttcttaaaatcttaatatattttctacatattttgtattatattataaatttaaaaatatagggGCATCATGACTTAcgttgcttttcttggtcatcACTCGATTGGTTCTAGAAGGCGTAGATATATCTATCTTGGTATACAAGGCTACAAAGCAGCCAGAGTCCTTGGAATTATACGACTACTCTTTTCGTTgagtcaaatatttttaaatttctttttttacttttcatttttgaaaaaaataagaaagtacatatattttttttctatcacactttttgacttatttatattGCATTAACGTCAAGTAAAAAAGTGGTAACTAAATCCAAAGAAAGAGAGTAGTATCATGCAGAAAAATTTTATTACGTAATTTGTACAAGACTTACTTGGCTTCCATATGTTAAAGCGACTCACGTTTCACTTTCATTTCATTTCCTTATCTCTTCCAttttaatcttttcttttttatttttactttctctTCCCAACTCTTTCTTGCTTTTTTCTATTTGTTACTaacatttaacataattttatttttatattattttttcctatACGACATTTGCATTAAAATTagagtattttaaatttaaaattgtgtaGGGTTTTATTCGAAGAAATATATAatctatcaaataaaaatttcatatttaaaatttgaactcGAGACTTCTAATTAAGGGCCAGATGATGTCGTTTCTTGCTTAACTAGAGGttttaagtttcaaattttaaatacaaaaaattcttGTTgacaataaataattaaattttaataaataaaataaaaaatcaaaaaagaataccataaaaaaaattatattaagagTTAACgagtagaaaaaaaatgaagaatagtTGGGAGGAAAAAGACAGTaaaaaaaagggttaaaaatgaaagagaaaaggaaATGTAAAGAAATGAAGTGAGATATGGATCACATTAACACGTTGCAGCCAAACAAGGCATTATACAACCGACAATAATTGTATCTCGTCCATAATAAAATTTTTGGTATCACGCATAATAAACTTTGAACTTATCAAAGTCCAATGTTTTCTTGAGTGGACCGATAAGTTGAAAAGTCTAGGCTGGTTCAACAACCCCATCATATATACTATTATATATAAACCAATTCAGTGCAACAATGTTCCAAAACGCAAATAATGGAAGTAACTTTGTTGTATAGTACTTCACTCTCTATTTTGTTTGTGCTTCTACTTGTTAAACTTGTTTCATCAAAACGAAGAAAACTGAATCTACCACCAAGCCCATTGCTTAAACTTCCAATATTAGGCCATCTCTATCTCCTTAAACCACCTCTATATCGCACTCTTGCTAATCTCTCAACAAAATATGGCCCTGTTTTCTCTCTTCAATTAGGTACCCGTCTTGTTGTAGCAATTTCCTCACCATCTGCTGCCGAAGAATGTTTCACCAAAAATGATATCGTTTTTGCTAATCGCCCTCGGACAATGACTGCAAAATTCATAGGCTATAACTCTACTACTGTCGTTGGTTCTCCTTATGGTGATCACTGGCGCTATCTTCGCCGCCTCTACGCACTTGAAATATTCTCCACTAATCGTCTCAACAATTTTCAGTCCACTAGACAAGATGAGATCAGACTTTTAGTTCAAAGAGTGTTTCACAAATCTGGAGACAATTTTGTGACTCCTGTTGAGCTTAAGTCCAAGCTTTTTCAGATGTCGTATAATATTATCATGAGAATGGTAGCTGGAAAAAGATATTACGGTGAAGAGATAGATAACGAGGAGGCAAATCATTTTCGGGTGCTTGTAGAAGAGGTTATTTCGTTTGGGGGTGTATCAAATGCCGCGGATTTCATGCCTGCAATATTTCTGTTGTTTTTCAGGAGTACGGAGAAAAAAATAGCAAAGCTTGGTAATAAGATGGACAAGCTCTTGCAAGGTTTGGTTGATGAACATCGCCGCGATAAAAGCAGGAATACTATGATTGATCATTTGCTTTCTTTGCAAGAATCAGAACCAGAGTATTACACTGACCAGATCATCAAAGGGATTGTTTTGGTAAGCTTAGTAGGCCTTTGACCATAGGATTTGGGACCCTAACTTCAAGTTTAATTTCACGAAATTTCAACTTGTCTTATTCATTAACCATCAACTGCAGGTCATGCTGAATGCGGGGACTGAAACATCATCTGTGACAATAGAATGGGCGATGTCTCTTCTACTGAACCATCCAGAGGTGTTGGAGAAGGCCAGAAATGAAATAGACAACCATGTGGGTAAGGATCGTTTGATGGATGAAGCGGATTTACCCAAGCTGAAATACCTTCAAAGTATTATCTCCGAGACACTACGATTGTTCCCAGCAGCACCATTGCTAGTGCCTCATGAGTCATCTGAGGATTGCAAGGTCGCTGGCTTCCACATTCCACGAGGCACGATGCTACTGGTGAATGCTTG harbors:
- the LOC101250559 gene encoding cytochrome P450 81Q32-like, whose protein sequence is MEVTLLYSTSLSILFVLLLVKLVSSKRRKLNLPPSPLLKLPILGHLYLLKPPLYRTLANLSTKYGPVFSLQLGTRLVVAISSPSAAEECFTKNDIVFANRPRTMTAKFIGYNSTTVVGSPYGDHWRYLRRLYALEIFSTNRLNNFQSTRQDEIRLLVQRVFHKSGDNFVTPVELKSKLFQMSYNIIMRMVAGKRYYGEEIDNEEANHFRVLVEEVISFGGVSNAADFMPAIFLLFFRSTEKKIAKLGNKMDKLLQGLVDEHRRDKSRNTMIDHLLSLQESEPEYYTDQIIKGIVLVMLNAGTETSSVTIEWAMSLLLNHPEVLEKARNEIDNHVGKDRLMDEADLPKLKYLQSIISETLRLFPAAPLLVPHESSEDCKVAGFHIPRGTMLLVNAWSIHRDPLLWEDPESFKPERFYGVEVESWKLLPFGMGRRACPGSGLAQRVVGLALGTLVQCFEWKRVSDEKVDLTEGKGLTMPKAEPLMARCKAREIVHKVLSETS